The following coding sequences lie in one Micromonospora sp. R77 genomic window:
- a CDS encoding ABC transporter substrate-binding protein, with protein MRQPQFGRVMTAVVALAAAAALTACGGSDSGSGADGDARDAPGAEVLEKATGKTTIEFWHGMKGANAAAIDKLVADFNAQSGGKVEVKAIYQGNYDETVAKYKASVQQKNTPALVQVYDIGSRFMVDSKQTVPMYKFIEKDGFNAGDIEPNIANYYSIDGKLQSMPFNTSTPLLYLNKEAFVRAGLDPTKPPRTLDEIGELAKKLTVKDAGGKTVQYGFGAAIYGWLLEQLIATDGKEYCDNGNGRKGLATKVQFDQETGIRVAQWWVDLVKGGYATNTGRKTDDAQAAFKAGTVAMHLESTGAMRGYVDAAKGKFTVLTAPYPKASSSATGGPIIGGASLWIDGVGHSTQEKRAAWEFVKFAVSPAQQAKWHTGTGYVPVNAKALDEQIDKDWVAQYPQFRTAVDQLHALPPSVASAGCLLGVMPQARKASEDGLEAAIVGSKPVGQAMKDAAASVQGPIDSYNKSVS; from the coding sequence GTGAGACAACCTCAGTTCGGTCGGGTCATGACGGCAGTCGTCGCGCTGGCAGCGGCCGCCGCGCTCACCGCGTGCGGTGGTTCCGATTCCGGCAGCGGTGCGGACGGGGACGCCCGCGACGCGCCCGGCGCGGAGGTGCTGGAGAAAGCCACCGGGAAGACGACCATCGAGTTCTGGCACGGGATGAAGGGCGCCAACGCCGCCGCGATCGACAAGCTGGTCGCCGACTTCAACGCCCAGAGCGGGGGCAAGGTCGAGGTCAAGGCCATCTACCAGGGCAACTACGACGAGACGGTGGCCAAGTACAAGGCCTCGGTGCAGCAGAAGAACACTCCCGCGCTGGTGCAGGTCTACGACATCGGCTCCCGCTTCATGGTCGACTCCAAGCAGACCGTGCCGATGTACAAGTTCATCGAGAAGGACGGGTTCAACGCCGGCGACATCGAGCCGAACATCGCCAACTACTACTCCATCGACGGCAAGCTCCAGTCGATGCCGTTCAACACCTCCACCCCGCTGCTGTACCTGAACAAGGAGGCCTTCGTCCGGGCCGGTCTCGACCCGACGAAGCCACCGAGGACCCTGGACGAGATCGGCGAGCTGGCGAAGAAGCTGACCGTGAAGGACGCCGGCGGCAAGACCGTCCAGTACGGCTTCGGCGCCGCCATCTACGGCTGGCTGCTGGAGCAGCTGATCGCCACCGACGGCAAGGAGTACTGCGACAACGGCAACGGGCGCAAGGGCCTGGCCACCAAGGTGCAGTTCGACCAGGAGACCGGCATCCGGGTCGCCCAGTGGTGGGTGGACCTGGTCAAGGGTGGTTACGCGACGAACACCGGCCGCAAGACCGACGACGCCCAGGCCGCGTTCAAGGCGGGCACGGTGGCGATGCACCTGGAGTCCACCGGTGCCATGCGCGGCTACGTCGACGCGGCCAAGGGCAAGTTCACCGTCCTCACCGCGCCGTACCCGAAGGCGAGCAGCTCCGCCACCGGCGGTCCGATCATCGGTGGCGCCTCGCTGTGGATCGACGGCGTCGGGCACAGCACCCAGGAGAAGCGGGCCGCCTGGGAGTTCGTGAAGTTCGCGGTGAGCCCGGCCCAGCAGGCCAAGTGGCACACCGGCACCGGCTACGTTCCGGTCAACGCCAAGGCGCTCGACGAGCAGATCGACAAGGACTGGGTGGCGCAGTACCCGCAGTTCCGCACCGCCGTGGACCAGCTGCACGCGCTGCCGCCGTCGGTCGCGTCGGCCGGCTGCCTGCTCGGCGTGATGCCGCAGGCCCGCAAGGCGTCCGAGGACGGCCTGGAGGCGGCGATCGTCGGCAGCAAGCCGGTCGGCCAGGCCATGAAGGACGCTGCGGCGAGCGTGCAGGGGCCCATCGACAGCTACAACAAGTCGGTCAGCTGA
- a CDS encoding alpha/beta hydrolase, with the protein MRLTLDVFLADVPAEQVDEARDFYRTRVAGRGPATVAELAEARAKRSAPPAADPPAVEETVGTAGVPVRILVPTDGPPRGVHLDIHGGGFYLDCAARGDRRNREFADASRLAVVSVDYRLAPEHPWPAAPDDCEAVARWLVAEAEARFGTSRLTIGGTSAGATLALVTLLRLRDRGAVDRFTGAALLFGTYDLSARTPAGRRIADEYFIQAYAGHVADRTVPDISPVYGDLSGLPPTLLVVGSADVLLEDNLALAGRLTAAGNDVEVRVYPEAPHGFTGHPTALARTALDGVDSWLADRITRP; encoded by the coding sequence GTGCGCCTCACCTTGGACGTATTCCTCGCCGACGTGCCCGCGGAGCAGGTCGACGAGGCGCGGGACTTCTACCGGACGAGGGTCGCGGGCCGTGGCCCCGCCACCGTGGCGGAGCTGGCGGAGGCGCGGGCGAAGCGGTCCGCTCCGCCGGCCGCCGATCCGCCCGCCGTCGAGGAGACGGTCGGGACAGCGGGCGTACCGGTCCGCATCCTCGTGCCCACCGACGGCCCGCCGCGCGGCGTCCACCTGGACATCCACGGCGGCGGCTTCTATCTGGACTGTGCCGCGCGCGGGGACCGGCGCAACCGCGAGTTCGCCGACGCGTCGCGGCTCGCGGTGGTCAGCGTCGACTACCGGCTCGCGCCCGAGCATCCCTGGCCGGCCGCCCCCGACGACTGCGAGGCGGTGGCGCGCTGGCTGGTCGCCGAGGCCGAGGCCCGCTTCGGTACGTCCCGACTCACGATCGGCGGGACCTCGGCCGGCGCGACCCTCGCCCTGGTGACCCTGCTCCGGCTGCGGGACCGGGGTGCCGTCGACCGGTTCACCGGTGCCGCCCTCCTCTTCGGCACCTACGACCTGAGCGCCCGCACCCCGGCCGGTCGCCGGATCGCCGACGAGTACTTCATCCAGGCGTACGCCGGCCACGTCGCGGACCGGACGGTGCCCGACATCTCCCCGGTCTACGGCGACCTCTCCGGTCTTCCCCCGACGCTGCTGGTCGTGGGGAGCGCGGACGTGTTGCTGGAGGACAACCTGGCGCTGGCCGGGCGGCTCACCGCCGCCGGCAACGACGTCGAGGTGCGGGTCTATCCGGAGGCGCCGCACGGCTTCACGGGTCACCCGACGGCACTGGCCCGGACGGCGCTGGACGGTGTCGACTCCTGGCTGGCCGACCGGATCACGCGACCGTAG
- a CDS encoding FAD-binding dehydrogenase, whose product MKADVIIVGAGIAGLVAAAEVADAGRRVLLVDQEGEQNLGGQAFWSLGGLFLVDSPEQRRLGVRDSLDLARQDWFGSAQFDREDDRWPRAWAEAYLDFAAGEKRSWLHGMGHRIFPVVGWAERGDGRANGHGNSVPRFHITWGTGPGVVAPFERRVRAHADAGRVTFAFRHRVDGLVVESGAVVGVHGTVLEPTTVERGRPSSRVAVGEFTHRAQAVIVTSGGIGGNHDLVRKAWPARLGTPPRRMVSGVPAHVDGRMLAIAQEAGANLIHPDRMWHYVEGLRNWAPIWDNHGIRILPGPSSLWLDAAGNRLPAPYFPGFDTLGTLRHLRATGYDYSWFVLTQKIIEKEFALSGSEQNPDLTGRDLKLLLSRVKSGAPGPVEAFKRHGEDFVVAGTVEELVAGMNKIADDDAPALDAAAVRTLIEERDRQLDNTFTKDAQVMAIRSARTYRGDRLIRTASPHRLLDPSAGPLIAVRLNILSRKTLGGLETDLDGRCRTGDGSVLPGLYAAGEVNGFGGGGMMGYNALEGTFLGGCLYSGRVAGRSAAAQVG is encoded by the coding sequence ATGAAGGCCGACGTCATCATCGTGGGTGCCGGGATCGCCGGACTGGTCGCCGCCGCCGAGGTCGCCGATGCCGGCCGCCGCGTCCTGCTGGTGGACCAGGAGGGCGAGCAGAACCTCGGTGGCCAGGCCTTCTGGAGCCTAGGCGGCCTCTTCCTGGTCGACAGCCCCGAGCAGCGCCGTCTCGGCGTCCGGGACTCCCTCGACCTGGCCCGGCAGGACTGGTTCGGCTCCGCGCAGTTCGACCGGGAGGACGACCGCTGGCCGCGCGCCTGGGCCGAGGCGTACCTGGACTTCGCCGCCGGTGAGAAGCGCTCCTGGCTGCACGGCATGGGCCACCGGATCTTCCCGGTCGTCGGGTGGGCCGAGCGCGGCGACGGGCGGGCGAACGGGCACGGCAACTCCGTACCCCGGTTCCACATCACCTGGGGCACCGGCCCCGGCGTGGTCGCCCCCTTCGAACGGCGGGTCCGCGCCCACGCCGACGCCGGCCGGGTCACCTTCGCCTTCCGGCACCGGGTCGACGGGCTGGTGGTGGAGTCCGGTGCCGTGGTGGGGGTGCACGGCACCGTGCTGGAGCCGACGACCGTCGAGCGGGGCCGGCCCAGCAGCCGGGTCGCCGTCGGTGAGTTCACCCACCGGGCGCAGGCGGTCATCGTCACCAGCGGCGGCATCGGCGGCAACCACGATCTCGTACGCAAGGCGTGGCCCGCGCGTCTCGGCACGCCGCCCCGACGGATGGTCTCCGGGGTTCCGGCGCACGTCGACGGCCGGATGCTGGCCATCGCCCAGGAGGCCGGCGCCAACCTGATCCACCCGGACCGGATGTGGCACTACGTCGAGGGCCTCCGCAACTGGGCCCCGATCTGGGACAACCATGGCATCCGGATCCTGCCCGGACCGTCCTCGCTGTGGCTGGACGCCGCCGGCAACCGGCTGCCCGCGCCCTACTTCCCCGGCTTCGACACCCTCGGCACGCTGCGCCACCTGCGCGCCACCGGCTACGACTACTCCTGGTTCGTGCTGACCCAGAAGATCATCGAGAAGGAGTTCGCCCTCTCCGGGTCCGAGCAGAACCCGGACCTGACCGGCAGGGACCTCAAGCTGCTGCTGTCCCGGGTGAAGTCGGGTGCGCCGGGACCGGTGGAGGCGTTCAAGCGGCACGGCGAGGACTTCGTGGTGGCCGGCACCGTGGAGGAACTGGTGGCCGGGATGAACAAGATCGCCGACGACGACGCGCCCGCCCTGGACGCGGCGGCCGTCCGCACCCTCATCGAGGAACGCGACCGGCAGCTGGACAACACCTTCACCAAGGACGCCCAGGTGATGGCGATCCGCTCCGCCCGCACCTACCGGGGTGACCGGCTCATCCGGACCGCGTCCCCGCACCGGCTGCTGGACCCGTCTGCGGGGCCGCTCATCGCCGTACGGCTCAACATCCTGTCCCGCAAGACCCTCGGCGGCCTGGAGACCGACCTCGACGGACGCTGCCGCACCGGCGACGGGTCGGTCCTGCCCGGCCTCTACGCGGCCGGCGAGGTCAACGGCTTCGGCGGCGGCGGGATGATGGGCTACAACGCGCTCGAAGGCACCTTCCTCGGTGGCTGCCTCTACTCCGGTCGCGTCGCCGGGCGTTCGGCAGCCGCCCAGGTCGGCTGA
- a CDS encoding helix-turn-helix domain-containing protein encodes MAGAQLRGQVRSEVMERQAEIAESVVATITARIPAYAALSPGQLDEVRAIASWGTGRVLDLWVAGGELSPDDLRRFRGIGAARALDGRPLPAVLRAYRLAGQEVTSRVEQIGADRLAVADMMDLARLWMACIDALSEAIYEGYATATARVSGDRAHALGDLVDDLLVGRQVTRTGLADRARELGVTLTDRLTMVLLCPADPHTEVTLEALDAFLPAPPAAATIPLRVRDGLGIALLATGQQLDTAGLARRRWRGCRLADLTVTQLPSRFRLGANLLRHAPTRAFRPDRPLLAEADAHVVGLLTRHADADPQRLAALVLGGAQAGGLTHLTEGLDAYLATGSASRAAELLGVHPQTMRYRLRRLRDLTGRDARDAWDRLVLEAALLVAGPGSALSPSE; translated from the coding sequence ATGGCTGGTGCTCAGCTGCGCGGCCAGGTGCGGTCCGAGGTCATGGAGCGGCAGGCCGAGATCGCCGAGAGCGTCGTCGCGACCATCACCGCGCGGATCCCCGCGTACGCCGCCCTGTCGCCCGGCCAGCTGGACGAGGTGCGCGCCATCGCCTCGTGGGGCACCGGCCGGGTGCTCGACCTCTGGGTGGCCGGCGGTGAACTCTCGCCGGACGACCTGCGCCGGTTCCGGGGCATCGGCGCCGCGCGGGCCCTGGACGGACGCCCCCTGCCGGCGGTGCTGCGCGCCTACCGCCTCGCCGGGCAGGAGGTGACGTCCCGGGTCGAGCAGATCGGCGCGGACCGCCTGGCGGTCGCCGACATGATGGACCTGGCGCGGCTCTGGATGGCGTGCATCGACGCGCTCTCCGAAGCCATCTACGAGGGGTACGCCACCGCCACCGCCCGGGTCAGCGGCGACCGCGCCCACGCCCTGGGAGATCTGGTCGACGACCTCCTGGTCGGCCGGCAGGTCACCCGGACCGGGCTCGCGGACCGCGCCCGCGAGCTGGGGGTCACCCTCACCGACCGGCTGACGATGGTGCTGCTGTGCCCGGCCGACCCGCACACCGAGGTGACCCTGGAGGCGCTCGACGCCTTCCTGCCCGCACCGCCGGCCGCCGCCACGATCCCGCTGCGGGTACGCGACGGCCTGGGCATCGCGCTGCTCGCCACCGGCCAGCAGCTCGACACCGCCGGCCTGGCCCGGCGGCGGTGGCGCGGCTGCCGGCTGGCGGACCTCACCGTCACCCAGCTCCCGTCCCGGTTCCGGCTGGGCGCCAACCTGCTCCGGCACGCCCCGACCCGGGCGTTCCGGCCGGACCGGCCACTGCTGGCGGAGGCCGACGCGCACGTGGTGGGCCTGCTCACCCGCCATGCCGACGCCGACCCGCAGCGGCTCGCCGCGCTGGTGCTGGGCGGGGCGCAGGCCGGCGGGCTCACCCACCTGACCGAGGGACTGGACGCCTACCTCGCCACCGGCTCGGCCAGCCGGGCCGCCGAGCTGCTCGGGGTGCACCCGCAGACCATGCGCTACCGGCTGCGCCGGCTGCGCGACCTGACCGGCCGCGACGCGCGCGACGCCTGGGACCGGCTCGTGCTGGAGGCCGCCCTCCTCGTCGCCGGACCGGGCAGCGCGTTGTCACCGAGTGAGTAA